One Paenarthrobacter aurescens TC1 DNA window includes the following coding sequences:
- a CDS encoding putative NADH-dependent FMN reductase (identified by match to protein family HMM PF03358) encodes METRRITVLSAGLGVPSSSRLLADQLAASAERQLRAAGYQATIDIVELRDLAVDIANNFVTGYAAPRLADVIAGVENSDAIIAVSPVFSASYSGLFKSFIDVLDPKSLEGKAVLLGATGGTDRHQMVLDYALRPLFSYLRTRIAATGIFAGPQDWGNTDDGGSPLSARVDRAAGELVQLLSGPQPHRKNDALESLPFEQLLAGISAGR; translated from the coding sequence ATGGAAACCCGCCGCATCACCGTCCTTTCCGCCGGACTCGGCGTACCGTCGTCGAGCCGCTTGCTGGCCGACCAGCTGGCTGCCTCGGCCGAGCGGCAGCTGCGCGCGGCAGGGTACCAAGCGACGATCGACATCGTCGAACTGCGGGACCTCGCCGTGGACATCGCCAATAACTTCGTCACGGGCTATGCCGCACCGCGCCTCGCGGACGTGATTGCCGGCGTCGAGAATTCCGACGCCATCATCGCCGTCAGTCCCGTCTTCAGCGCCTCCTACAGCGGACTGTTCAAGTCATTTATCGATGTCCTGGACCCGAAGTCGCTGGAGGGCAAAGCCGTTCTGCTGGGTGCCACGGGCGGAACTGACCGCCATCAGATGGTCCTCGACTACGCCTTGCGTCCCCTGTTCAGCTACTTGCGCACCAGGATCGCGGCTACCGGCATCTTTGCAGGGCCCCAGGACTGGGGAAACACCGACGACGGCGGTTCGCCCCTCTCGGCGCGCGTGGACCGGGCCGCGGGTGAACTTGTGCAGCTGCTCAGCGGCCCCCAGCCGCACCGCAAGAATGACGCACTTGAGTCGCTGCCGTTCGAGCAGTTGCTCGCCGGGATCTCAGCAGGCAGGTAG
- a CDS encoding putative gluconate transporter (identified by match to protein family HMM PF02447; match to protein family HMM PF03600; match to protein family HMM PF06808) yields MWPASRCASDSSLQCGRPNDRIPMSDIAVLINTAVAVLAAVLLIVRFRVNPVISLILASVYLGLAVGLGVEKTVKTITGGFGEIMVDVGLLIAFGVLMGSILNQSGAIRRLVEHLLKTFGPKRLPYTMGLAIGTVLQSIFLDVLLVISAPLARKLAPKIGKLGTARMATAMAIALECGIVFTVPGVASLALAGLLNVPLGKMLLFGLLLVIPTIIISIAIMTFLFRRGFWNEAKDEDHTFVAEEDSEGEEPTDGGAATVPPTANSERGTAASSAQPAGGSVAVVERERKEAPLILLFAPLLTSLLLIGAGAILEILEISMPWLQLLGEPVIALLIGLIGTCLVTRAAIGQKKVEEAIAVGFKESGQILILTGVGGSLAATVAAAGLGDILGGFFSASTVAPLLVVWAIAAVLHIAVGSVTLSAITAAGLLAPIAPAIGLDPVLLALAAGAGSLFMVHVTSNTFWLLQSLLGQSVRGALKSVTVGVSVASVVAILLILPMSLLF; encoded by the coding sequence ATGTGGCCCGCCTCACGGTGCGCATCAGATTCCAGCCTTCAGTGCGGAAGGCCCAACGATCGGATTCCCATGTCAGACATTGCTGTTCTGATCAACACAGCTGTCGCAGTTCTAGCGGCTGTCCTGTTGATCGTCCGCTTCCGGGTCAACCCGGTGATTTCCCTGATCCTCGCTTCCGTTTATCTCGGTCTGGCGGTGGGCCTCGGCGTCGAGAAAACCGTCAAAACCATCACCGGCGGCTTCGGCGAGATCATGGTGGACGTCGGCCTGCTCATCGCCTTCGGCGTCCTGATGGGCTCCATCCTCAACCAGAGCGGCGCGATCCGGCGCCTCGTGGAGCACCTTCTCAAGACCTTCGGGCCCAAGCGACTCCCCTACACCATGGGCTTGGCCATCGGAACGGTCCTGCAGTCGATCTTCCTGGACGTCTTGCTGGTCATCTCAGCACCACTTGCCCGCAAGCTGGCCCCGAAAATCGGTAAGCTCGGCACGGCCCGAATGGCTACCGCCATGGCCATCGCGCTGGAGTGCGGCATCGTGTTCACCGTTCCCGGCGTCGCCTCACTAGCCTTGGCCGGCTTGCTGAACGTCCCGCTTGGCAAAATGCTCCTCTTCGGTTTGCTCCTTGTGATCCCCACGATCATCATCTCGATTGCCATCATGACCTTCCTGTTCCGCCGCGGATTCTGGAACGAGGCAAAGGACGAGGACCACACGTTCGTTGCCGAGGAAGACAGCGAAGGCGAGGAACCCACAGACGGTGGCGCAGCAACTGTCCCGCCCACGGCAAACAGTGAGCGTGGCACGGCTGCATCCAGCGCCCAACCCGCCGGCGGAAGCGTCGCCGTCGTCGAACGCGAACGCAAAGAAGCCCCACTGATCCTGCTCTTCGCACCGTTGCTGACGTCCCTGCTCCTCATCGGCGCCGGGGCAATCCTTGAAATCCTTGAGATCTCAATGCCCTGGCTGCAGCTCCTCGGCGAGCCAGTGATCGCCCTCCTTATCGGTCTCATCGGGACCTGCTTGGTGACCCGTGCTGCCATCGGTCAGAAGAAGGTTGAGGAAGCCATCGCTGTTGGCTTCAAGGAAAGCGGTCAGATCCTCATCCTCACCGGCGTCGGCGGCTCGCTCGCCGCGACAGTTGCGGCAGCTGGCTTGGGTGACATTCTGGGCGGATTCTTCTCCGCCAGCACGGTGGCTCCGCTGCTGGTGGTCTGGGCCATCGCAGCAGTGCTGCACATCGCCGTCGGGTCCGTGACATTGTCCGCCATCACGGCTGCAGGGCTGCTGGCACCCATCGCTCCGGCCATTGGCCTTGATCCGGTACTGCTGGCACTCGCTGCCGGCGCGGGATCGCTCTTCATGGTTCACGTCACCAGCAACACGTTCTGGCTCCTGCAGTCACTTTTGGGTCAGAGTGTGAGGGGTGCACTCAAATCGGTCACGGTGGGAGTGTCCGTAGCCTCCGTGGTAGCGATCCTGCTGATCCTGCCCATGAGCCTGCTGTTCTGA
- a CDS encoding putative glycerate kinase (identified by match to protein family HMM PF02595; match to protein family HMM TIGR00045): protein MAAAIAAGIHDGGGSATQLPVADGGEGTFEALCRSLRASPVSVDVVNSWGEPLRAILGLAADGTAVVEVAQASGLSAARTTPQDAMSASTYGTGLLLSAAVNLGAKHILVAAGGSATTDGGTGAVRAITENGGLGDARLTVLSDVTTTFLEAARVFGPQKSADPATVLLLEERLERLAPLLPRNPSGVPRTGAAGGLSGGLWAHFNAELVSGADAVLDAANFDSLLGTAEIVVVGEGRLDSQTGEGKIISAILERVRQSGREVPVVAVVGSVHEDLGSYALNFADVMVATDVDAMRAAGTAIASL, encoded by the coding sequence GTGGCGGCGGCCATCGCGGCAGGAATTCACGACGGCGGCGGCTCGGCTACGCAGCTTCCCGTCGCCGACGGCGGCGAGGGGACTTTCGAGGCGCTCTGCCGCAGCCTTCGCGCCTCTCCGGTGAGTGTCGACGTCGTCAATTCCTGGGGTGAGCCGCTACGGGCCATACTTGGGCTGGCCGCGGACGGAACCGCCGTCGTCGAGGTTGCGCAGGCTAGCGGGTTGTCGGCCGCGCGCACTACTCCGCAGGACGCGATGTCGGCCAGCACCTATGGCACCGGGCTCCTGCTCTCCGCGGCAGTCAACCTCGGAGCAAAACACATCCTGGTGGCTGCGGGTGGTTCGGCAACCACCGACGGAGGTACAGGCGCTGTGCGGGCAATCACCGAAAACGGTGGGCTTGGCGACGCCCGCCTGACCGTTCTTTCGGACGTCACCACTACGTTCCTGGAGGCCGCGCGGGTCTTCGGGCCGCAGAAGAGCGCGGATCCAGCCACGGTCCTTTTGTTGGAGGAGCGCTTGGAGCGCCTGGCTCCCTTACTTCCGCGCAACCCTTCCGGCGTCCCCCGCACCGGCGCTGCGGGTGGGCTGTCCGGCGGGCTGTGGGCGCACTTCAACGCCGAACTGGTATCCGGCGCCGACGCCGTGTTGGATGCCGCCAACTTCGATTCCTTGCTGGGTACTGCCGAAATCGTGGTGGTGGGTGAGGGGCGTTTAGACTCGCAGACAGGAGAGGGAAAGATCATTTCGGCCATCTTGGAGCGTGTGCGTCAATCAGGACGGGAAGTTCCGGTGGTGGCAGTGGTGGGGTCTGTTCACGAGGACCTGGGCAGTTATGCACTGAACTTTGCGGACGTCATGGTGGCAACCGACGTTGACGCCATGCGGGCTGCGGGCACGGCAATCGCGTCGCTTTAG
- a CDS encoding hypothetical protein (identified by Glimmer2; putative), with the protein MDSILIPLLILIAVIAGVLLLIRSFTKRSAESKADIAAANAPKDPVELARESAAKLNQEQHRQLYSLIAQGQGMAAIKLYLQATGEGLRASRNAVGALAAHPQPFTPEAPAKDLLADDDDEPERFPYRYRAIVSKGDVTREVSSNMLNDEIYGRIRTLAKSGDVEGAALALTRHSDINIKQAREFIELLED; encoded by the coding sequence ATGGACTCCATCCTCATCCCGCTCCTGATCCTCATTGCGGTCATTGCGGGCGTGCTCCTGCTTATTCGCTCGTTCACCAAGCGCTCGGCGGAAAGCAAAGCCGACATCGCAGCAGCGAATGCCCCCAAGGACCCGGTGGAGCTGGCCAGGGAGTCTGCGGCAAAGCTCAACCAGGAACAGCACCGGCAGCTTTACTCGCTCATTGCCCAGGGGCAGGGCATGGCGGCCATCAAGCTTTACTTGCAGGCCACCGGCGAGGGCCTGCGGGCTTCGCGTAACGCCGTAGGCGCGCTGGCGGCGCACCCGCAGCCATTCACACCGGAAGCTCCGGCCAAAGATTTGCTTGCCGACGATGACGACGAACCTGAACGTTTCCCCTACAGGTACCGGGCAATCGTCAGCAAAGGCGACGTCACCCGCGAAGTGAGCAGCAACATGCTCAACGACGAGATCTACGGACGTATCCGAACGCTGGCAAAAAGCGGTGACGTTGAGGGCGCGGCACTTGCGCTGACGCGCCACTCAGACATCAACATTAAGCAGGCCCGCGAGTTCATTGAACTCTTGGAGGACTAG
- a CDS encoding putative acyl-CoA transferase, CAIB/BAIF family (identified by match to protein family HMM PF02515), whose translation MTHQTIAPLDGVRVLELGNYIAAPTAGRLLADFGAEVIKVERPGTGDELRNWRLHKGNTSMLYRTLNRNKKSVVLDLRTEAGKQAVLELVAKCDILLENFRPGTLEKWGLGPEVLNEANPDLIVTRISAFGQTGPLSERPGFAAVAEAYGGFRNLVGDPDRAPVRVGVSIGDSIAGLYAAFGSMMSLYQREARRRDSAGAVPLTERIIDVALNEAMFSMMESLIPDYQAYGVDRQRVGGRMEGIAPSNAYVCKDGASIVVAGNGDSIYQRYMQTIGRPDLAEDPSLQTNAGRWAKREELDQAIGEWAATLSGAEALASLEAAGVPAGPIYTAADISTDSQYAARNMIQKFDVSTGEEILPGVGFPGIVPVIGDQSLPIRNLGPDLGENTQEILGGLLNMDATQINAASGREEALRP comes from the coding sequence ATGACACACCAAACAATCGCCCCTCTGGACGGCGTCCGGGTCCTGGAACTCGGCAATTACATTGCCGCACCTACGGCCGGCCGGCTACTCGCCGACTTCGGAGCTGAGGTCATCAAGGTGGAACGGCCGGGAACCGGCGACGAACTACGCAACTGGCGCCTGCACAAAGGCAACACGTCCATGCTGTACCGCACCCTGAACCGCAACAAAAAGTCAGTGGTCCTTGATCTCCGGACCGAGGCCGGCAAGCAGGCAGTGCTGGAGCTCGTGGCCAAGTGCGACATCCTTTTGGAAAACTTCCGCCCCGGCACCCTGGAAAAGTGGGGCCTGGGCCCCGAAGTCCTCAACGAAGCGAACCCGGACCTCATCGTTACCCGCATCTCTGCCTTCGGGCAAACGGGCCCGCTGTCCGAGCGGCCCGGTTTCGCCGCCGTCGCCGAAGCCTACGGAGGGTTTCGGAACCTGGTGGGTGACCCGGACCGCGCGCCGGTTCGCGTGGGCGTCTCGATTGGAGACTCGATTGCGGGCTTGTACGCCGCCTTCGGTTCCATGATGAGCCTGTACCAGCGTGAAGCACGACGCCGGGACTCGGCTGGTGCCGTTCCGCTCACCGAGCGCATCATCGACGTCGCGCTGAATGAGGCCATGTTCTCCATGATGGAATCCCTGATTCCGGACTACCAGGCCTACGGCGTGGACCGGCAACGTGTGGGTGGCCGGATGGAGGGCATCGCTCCTTCCAACGCGTACGTGTGCAAGGACGGTGCGAGCATCGTGGTGGCCGGGAACGGTGACTCGATCTACCAGCGGTACATGCAAACCATCGGCCGTCCGGACTTGGCGGAAGACCCTTCCCTGCAGACAAATGCCGGGCGCTGGGCCAAGCGTGAAGAACTGGATCAGGCCATCGGCGAATGGGCCGCCACGCTTTCAGGCGCCGAAGCCCTTGCATCCCTCGAAGCCGCCGGTGTTCCCGCAGGACCCATCTACACCGCGGCGGACATCAGCACGGACAGCCAGTACGCCGCCCGCAACATGATCCAGAAGTTCGACGTTTCCACTGGCGAGGAAATCCTTCCCGGCGTCGGATTCCCCGGCATTGTTCCAGTGATCGGGGACCAGTCCCTGCCCATCCGGAACCTGGGCCCGGACCTGGGCGAAAACACCCAAGAAATCCTTGGCGGGCTTCTGAACATGGATGCCACGCAGATCAATGCGGCCTCAGGCCGCGAGGAGGCCCTCCGACCATGA
- a CDS encoding glyoxylate reductase (identified by similarity to SP:Q9C4M5; match to protein family HMM PF00389; match to protein family HMM PF02826) — MGNHYLVTTAIPEPGLQLLSDAGQVTVLPDPPDYATLAALCASGDYDVVLTQLRDVIDEPLLANARVKGVSNYAVGYNNIDVDAATRHGILVGNTPGVLTDATADVAMLLILGTARRVVESDRVVRDGKFLGWEPEFMLGRDVSGAVLGLAGFGRIARAVARRALGFGMEELFSPRPPGDRPVSDEELGEFAGKVRQVPWDSLVERSDFLSLHVPLNEQTRHLVDADVLGRMKSDAILINTARGPVVDESALVEALRNGVIGGAGLDVFEDEPRLAAGLAELPNTVLLPHVGSATVPVRAEMARLSALNAIAIAEGRLPLHPVNPLSRA; from the coding sequence ATGGGGAACCACTACCTGGTCACCACAGCCATTCCCGAGCCCGGCCTGCAGTTGCTGTCCGACGCCGGTCAGGTGACCGTACTGCCGGACCCACCGGACTACGCGACGCTCGCCGCGCTGTGCGCCTCCGGCGATTACGACGTAGTGCTCACCCAGTTGCGCGACGTCATTGACGAACCGCTTCTGGCGAACGCCCGGGTGAAGGGTGTTTCCAACTACGCAGTGGGCTACAACAATATCGACGTGGACGCCGCCACCCGGCACGGCATCCTGGTGGGCAACACCCCGGGTGTCCTGACAGATGCGACGGCGGACGTTGCCATGCTGCTGATCCTCGGCACCGCACGCCGCGTGGTGGAATCGGACCGTGTGGTCCGCGATGGGAAATTCCTTGGGTGGGAACCTGAGTTCATGCTGGGCCGGGACGTTTCCGGTGCTGTGCTTGGCTTGGCCGGATTCGGCAGGATCGCCCGCGCCGTTGCCCGACGCGCCCTGGGCTTCGGCATGGAAGAGCTCTTCTCACCACGGCCGCCCGGCGACCGGCCGGTTAGCGATGAGGAACTCGGCGAATTCGCGGGCAAGGTCCGGCAGGTACCGTGGGATTCTCTGGTGGAGCGCAGCGATTTCCTGTCCCTGCACGTCCCCCTCAACGAGCAGACCCGGCACCTGGTGGACGCAGATGTTTTGGGCCGCATGAAGTCCGACGCCATCCTCATAAACACCGCCCGCGGCCCTGTGGTGGACGAGTCGGCGCTGGTTGAAGCCTTGCGCAACGGAGTGATCGGCGGGGCTGGTTTGGATGTGTTCGAGGACGAGCCTCGACTCGCGGCCGGCCTTGCCGAACTCCCCAACACGGTCCTCCTGCCTCACGTGGGCAGCGCAACCGTGCCGGTCCGCGCCGAAATGGCCAGGCTCAGCGCCCTCAACGCGATCGCCATCGCCGAAGGCCGCTTGCCGCTCCATCCCGTCAACCCGCTTTCGCGAGCATGA
- a CDS encoding putative Tat pathway signal sequence domain protein (identified by match to protein family HMM TIGR01409), which translates to MTLDRRTLINASGLALVAGVVAAQPAAAATTVMKSAKRTYYASDFGILPRAIMPKITDGNKKYSRGKIGKPNVQAVGAAIDTAAVDQSDEINAFLSQIANLGGGVAIFEGSIDQLVGYGVKKPIIMLPEVAIWGLGWNKTTFMLLDGANCSVFVNKPGPGSNYHVLRDLRINGNRWGQDFGVLDYTAPGATIAGADAAFTIDKIPKHPANPDNWQYNSHGILMVPDYTNPSAPINGDTYAHFENIIVVQPYGSAAMTSKNGGEVRFRNIVSEGAGGNGIQVGYDTFLSDVTVAVPEYHGFMQRNGSARFTNTKAFWCGQVFERWQVGGGDLTTRRASAGYNIAAKNCQFSSSEAQNCGGEGFLIDGSESIVGQLSAIANNMLADTDARSNPLNHPGIPDSYVSDVVWTNRGTTPAPTPESYPGVRLRGKSKYNNLMVISRTQELQGAGPLGQQAYAIGLDPAGTVKNNISVVHSDGYDGLRVKDIITPMLIALTGAVVQAKDLHASIVNNWIVADGRPLSDAVRQAPLDLHTIDIPGTYIAMGAGDMLGQVPQDQVPGPKYKNHPFAGGMVRVICTEYNGHLVMEATRLDDAGAPYTNIKFSTEANWQGWVQRSRA; encoded by the coding sequence ATGACGTTGGATCGACGGACCTTGATCAATGCCAGCGGCCTTGCGTTGGTCGCTGGGGTCGTTGCGGCACAGCCAGCCGCGGCAGCGACGACGGTGATGAAGAGCGCGAAACGCACGTACTACGCATCGGATTTCGGAATCCTGCCAAGGGCAATCATGCCGAAAATAACCGACGGCAACAAGAAGTACAGTAGGGGCAAGATTGGCAAACCGAATGTACAGGCAGTCGGCGCAGCAATCGACACGGCAGCCGTAGACCAGTCGGATGAGATTAATGCGTTTCTTTCGCAGATCGCCAATCTGGGTGGTGGCGTCGCGATCTTTGAAGGATCCATAGACCAACTTGTCGGTTATGGCGTCAAGAAGCCGATTATCATGCTTCCGGAGGTTGCGATCTGGGGACTCGGCTGGAACAAAACCACATTCATGCTCCTAGATGGAGCGAATTGCTCCGTCTTCGTCAACAAGCCCGGACCCGGAAGTAATTACCATGTTCTCCGCGACCTAAGGATTAATGGAAATCGTTGGGGCCAAGATTTTGGAGTTCTCGACTATACAGCCCCCGGAGCCACCATCGCTGGTGCCGACGCGGCGTTCACCATTGATAAAATCCCCAAGCATCCTGCTAATCCTGACAACTGGCAGTATAATTCTCATGGGATTTTGATGGTGCCAGATTACACTAATCCATCGGCACCAATAAATGGGGACACTTACGCCCACTTTGAGAACATCATTGTAGTTCAACCATACGGCAGCGCAGCAATGACGAGCAAAAATGGGGGTGAGGTCCGGTTCCGTAACATAGTGTCCGAAGGAGCAGGTGGAAATGGAATCCAGGTCGGTTACGACACCTTTCTCAGCGATGTCACTGTGGCTGTTCCCGAATATCACGGTTTCATGCAAAGGAATGGGTCTGCGCGATTTACCAATACCAAGGCATTTTGGTGCGGTCAGGTCTTTGAACGCTGGCAAGTCGGTGGTGGTGACCTCACCACCCGACGGGCATCCGCTGGGTACAACATCGCAGCTAAGAATTGCCAGTTCTCATCGTCCGAAGCGCAGAACTGCGGGGGAGAAGGATTCCTGATCGACGGTTCCGAGAGCATCGTCGGACAACTCTCGGCAATTGCCAACAACATGCTTGCAGACACGGATGCGAGGTCCAATCCTTTAAACCACCCCGGTATCCCGGACAGCTACGTGAGTGATGTCGTCTGGACAAACAGAGGAACCACGCCTGCACCCACTCCAGAGAGCTATCCGGGGGTACGCCTGAGGGGCAAAAGCAAATACAACAATCTGATGGTTATTTCGCGGACCCAGGAGCTGCAAGGGGCTGGACCTCTTGGGCAGCAGGCCTACGCGATTGGCCTCGACCCAGCCGGCACTGTGAAGAACAACATTTCTGTCGTACATTCTGACGGATACGATGGACTGAGGGTCAAGGACATAATTACGCCCATGCTGATAGCCCTTACGGGTGCCGTTGTCCAGGCAAAGGATTTACATGCATCGATTGTCAATAATTGGATTGTTGCCGACGGCAGGCCGTTGAGCGACGCTGTTCGACAAGCTCCTCTCGATCTTCACACCATTGACATCCCTGGCACGTATATTGCCATGGGCGCGGGCGATATGCTGGGGCAGGTACCCCAGGATCAGGTACCCGGCCCCAAGTACAAGAACCACCCTTTCGCGGGCGGCATGGTCAGGGTCATATGTACTGAGTACAATGGACATCTTGTCATGGAAGCCACACGCCTGGATGATGCTGGAGCGCCGTACACAAACATAAAGTTCTCCACTGAAGCAAATTGGCAGGGATGGGTTCAACGGAGTCGGGCGTAA
- a CDS encoding putative Lipase/esterase protein (identified by match to protein family HMM PF07859), translating into MGPLESIQASTKQGESVVTGSGSRPPRKRSSRLRKLDLAILLVLVVLLALSATPWPSAMLIRSVFERGAQATIDEMTPYVPDTPLQTEMGVAYKPGSTFDVFSPAGTAAPLPTVVWIHGGAWISGAQRDVNPYLQILAAEGYTTIGMSYPIAPEATYPTAVRDINDALAYIKANATELNVDTSRIVLAGDSAGAQLASQMTTLTVNPEYANLMGIQPALQKSDLAATILHCGVYDLRAMADLSGIVAWGFKTSLWAYTGTKDWSATYAGATMSTIDFVTEDFPPTFISGGNGDGLTWLQSVPYSNRLKDAGVPVTELFWPATHEPELPHEYQFHLNFDEAREARDRTFDFLSTHALRQ; encoded by the coding sequence ATGGGACCGTTGGAATCGATCCAAGCCAGCACGAAGCAGGGCGAATCAGTGGTTACTGGTTCAGGTTCACGTCCTCCACGAAAACGATCCTCACGGCTGCGGAAGCTGGACCTGGCGATCCTGCTGGTGCTGGTAGTCCTCCTGGCGCTTTCCGCTACGCCGTGGCCTTCCGCGATGTTGATTCGAAGCGTCTTTGAACGCGGGGCACAGGCGACCATCGACGAGATGACGCCGTACGTTCCGGACACGCCGTTGCAAACGGAGATGGGTGTCGCCTACAAGCCCGGTTCAACTTTCGATGTCTTTAGTCCTGCAGGGACTGCCGCGCCGCTACCCACTGTGGTGTGGATTCACGGGGGCGCCTGGATTTCCGGGGCCCAACGCGACGTGAATCCGTATCTTCAGATACTCGCGGCTGAGGGCTACACCACTATTGGCATGAGTTATCCGATCGCTCCTGAGGCCACTTATCCCACGGCGGTGCGGGACATCAACGACGCACTTGCCTACATCAAAGCCAACGCCACTGAGTTGAACGTGGACACCAGCCGCATCGTCTTGGCCGGGGACTCTGCCGGCGCGCAGCTCGCGAGCCAGATGACCACACTCACCGTGAACCCTGAGTATGCGAATCTGATGGGAATCCAGCCCGCCCTTCAGAAGTCGGATCTCGCGGCCACCATCCTTCACTGCGGTGTCTACGACCTCCGGGCCATGGCGGACCTCAGCGGAATCGTAGCCTGGGGTTTCAAGACGTCACTCTGGGCCTATACGGGCACCAAGGATTGGTCCGCTACCTACGCCGGTGCCACCATGTCCACCATTGACTTCGTGACCGAGGACTTCCCGCCAACGTTCATCAGCGGTGGTAATGGTGACGGCCTCACGTGGTTGCAATCCGTGCCCTACAGCAACCGCTTGAAGGATGCCGGGGTTCCCGTTACCGAGCTCTTCTGGCCTGCCACCCATGAGCCTGAGTTGCCGCACGAGTACCAGTTCCACCTGAACTTTGACGAGGCCCGCGAGGCGCGGGACAGGACGTTCGATTTCCTGTCCACGCACGCTCTACGGCAGTAG
- a CDS encoding hypothetical protein (identified by Glimmer2; putative) gives MSFQAYLDAIEDKTGLTPRQLVEIADAKGFKDPSVKAGTILEWLKADYDLGRGHGMALVHVIKKGPKIDSKHVGTDGTHRDESDTLWLDGKASKPAT, from the coding sequence ATGTCCTTCCAGGCCTACCTTGACGCCATTGAAGACAAAACCGGGCTTACCCCGCGGCAACTGGTTGAAATCGCGGACGCCAAGGGCTTCAAGGACCCGTCGGTGAAGGCGGGGACCATTCTTGAATGGCTTAAAGCCGATTACGATCTTGGCCGTGGCCACGGTATGGCGCTTGTGCATGTCATCAAGAAGGGCCCCAAGATCGACAGTAAGCATGTAGGAACGGATGGGACGCACCGGGACGAGTCGGACACGCTTTGGTTGGACGGCAAGGCCAGCAAACCGGCTACTTGA
- a CDS encoding putative hydroxymethylglutaryl-CoA lyase (identified by match to protein family HMM PF00682), with protein sequence MNRFESPLAATLGNAILRDVTLRDGLQLTGKLLPTEQKIETVRELLRLGVPAIELGSMARADLVPTMANTLEVVQALTPEELDKCWIWVATPGHVAKASAAGARNFQYCLSASDSHNKANIGRTTDESLAALPEAIEYTRAVNGQIQLCIATSFTCPFEGYVPEERILSIANDPRTEGTTDIVICDTLGQAVPAQVSRLITRVRDESPARRIVYHGHDTWGLGVANTLAAIQAGAAMVDGALGGLGGCPFAPGASGNTSSEDILFATRPEWLTPDVFGELVVLSEKLLAELGEPNRSKAAQGARSKAEAFDWVMPSAQPSATGGN encoded by the coding sequence ATGAACCGCTTTGAAAGCCCCCTTGCTGCCACGCTGGGCAACGCCATCCTCAGGGACGTCACCCTGCGTGACGGACTCCAACTGACCGGCAAACTCCTGCCAACTGAGCAGAAGATCGAGACAGTCCGTGAGCTGCTGCGTCTGGGCGTGCCAGCCATCGAGCTCGGCTCCATGGCCCGCGCGGACTTGGTCCCCACCATGGCGAACACGCTGGAAGTGGTCCAAGCCCTCACCCCCGAGGAACTGGACAAGTGCTGGATCTGGGTAGCCACTCCCGGTCACGTCGCGAAGGCATCAGCCGCTGGTGCCCGCAACTTCCAGTACTGCCTGTCCGCCTCGGATTCGCACAACAAGGCGAACATCGGGCGCACCACTGATGAGAGCCTGGCCGCCTTGCCCGAGGCTATTGAGTACACCCGCGCAGTAAATGGCCAGATCCAGCTGTGCATTGCAACCTCCTTCACGTGCCCGTTCGAGGGTTACGTTCCGGAGGAGCGCATTCTTTCGATCGCCAACGATCCCCGCACTGAGGGCACCACGGACATCGTCATCTGCGACACCCTTGGACAGGCAGTGCCAGCGCAGGTATCCCGGCTAATCACCCGGGTCCGGGACGAGTCCCCTGCACGCCGGATCGTGTATCACGGCCACGACACCTGGGGCCTGGGCGTGGCCAACACTCTTGCCGCCATCCAGGCCGGTGCCGCAATGGTGGACGGTGCCCTCGGTGGACTGGGCGGCTGCCCGTTCGCACCCGGCGCGAGCGGCAACACCTCCAGCGAAGACATTCTTTTCGCAACACGTCCCGAGTGGCTGACCCCGGATGTCTTCGGCGAACTTGTAGTGCTTTCGGAAAAACTGTTGGCGGAACTGGGCGAACCGAACCGCTCCAAGGCTGCCCAAGGCGCGCGTTCCAAGGCTGAGGCCTTTGACTGGGTCATGCCATCCGCCCAGCCTTCCGCCACAGGAGGCAACTAG